The sequence CCTCCAGGCACATACCTGGGAGAAGGAAATCCTGAATTGtagctgctgtttttttttcttagcagaTAATGAAAGGGTCATGAGGAAGATCTGTGAACTCTGCCCCGGGTGGTGGCACTCCAGTGGGTGGTGAGGAAGTGTTGGTGAAACAGTGCTGCCTAGCAGAGGGCTGGAAGTTTTGGTGTTGAAATCTGTGGCCCTTGCTTCCACCACCATGGTGAGAACAGTGATGGTTGGTGTGTGGAATCTTAGGGCAGCACGGATCCTGACCCATTAGAGCTGCTGGGTAGAGTCACGAATGTGACTGGGCAACCAGGAGTATTATAGCTTTAAGCTAGAGAAGAGTTCCCAGCATCTGTTTGGATTCCTGACTCCTCATTGGAACTATAATCAATACTTCCAGTTAGATTCCCATACTTAATAATTGAGAGGTTGTATAGCTTAGCAATTAAGACTCTGGATCAAGACTGGTTAGATTCAAACCCAGTATGTGTTAATTAACTCTTaatagctgcatgaccttggaaaAGTTTATTCATCTGCAAAGTAGGAGAAATAGTAGATtcgtagtgaggattaaatgatttcaTATATGTAAACCACTTAAAAAGGGTGACTGGCACTTAGTAAGCTATTGTTAATATGGTCAGAATAAGCTATACTCTTGGgcctgtggctttgtagtaatcAATTGAATTTGAATCTGAAATAAGAATTCCTGGCTAGAGATGggagggcagaagaaagaatagaagaaGCATTAACCACAGTGCtccttttccaaaatatttctggaattttgccaGTAAATCAGACAGACTCTGACCCCTATTCACTATCCCTGGCTTATTAATGAGCTCTAAGATCTTTACAAATAAGTTGGGAATCTTGTCCTTTTAGTCATTTATATATCCTTTTATTTTGACCCATGAGGTGAGAGTCATATTTCTTTGCTTTGAATGGGTTTATGCTTTTTCAGTTCTATACAACATGACAATATGTTATGACAGAATGCAGCCCATTCCCATCCGGCTTTACAGCCGAAGAAGCATCTGCCCCCACGGTCAGTACAGCTTGTCATGTCTACTCCGTCATTTCCAAATAAACCAtttcctgaaaggaaaaaaaaaacatggaaaagaaaaatcagtatttGAGAGGCTGGGACAGATCCTAAACCTGTCCTCTCTCCCTGGTGAACGgcttattattttatgttttacctTCTGTACCCCACCCTCTCACCACCTACCTCGTTGTGGAGAGAGGCTGAGGCTAAGGTTAACCTAAGGAATCTGATGGGAAATAGGAATTTTTAAGGCTGAACAGTGATCTGTGTGTCATAAAATTGGCTCCCATTTCTGAAGCTTTGCCAGAGAATTCAGACTTTCAGGATGTAGCGATGGATGAGCAGGCAGGGACTGAAGACAGCTCAACCACATTCCATCTGCAGCCTGGTGGCCCATCTGATATTTGTGTCCCCTCTGTGGGGCTTATACCCAGAGGGGTTTTTAAGGGCATTAATCCTCAGGAGACCCTCCACTTTCATGTTCAGAGCTGTGTCTACCATCTTACCTGAAGGCAACGAGATCACCAGGAGGAGGAGCACCAACCCAGAATGACAGAGCCTCATCACTGTTGAAGGTGCAGAGCTCGAACTTCCCAGGGTTGGCTGTCATAGGGGCTCTTTATAGAGCTGGGCTAGGATGGGTGGAGCTGGACAATGGCTTCACTCTGCCTGGAAGGGCAGACAGGTCACAGACTTCTGCAGGGTTAGAGGAAGAAGAGTGTCTGAGTGTTATCCAGTGCTGCCTCTTCTTTTACAAACCGTGGAAGGTGAAGGGACTTGGCCAAGGCTGAAAAATTTCCCATTGGTAAAACAGCACCAAAGACCAGGCATCCTCATTCTCAGGCCAGAACTCTTTACCTGTTACTTCAAATGTAGATTTATATAAAAACGGCAGGGAAAGAGTCTGCTTTGGAATCCCACTGAAAGCATAGGAACCCAGAGAAACTTATGTTATAAGGCACAGGCCTAATTTAAGTCTGGGCAAGTTTCAATAGGATGTAAGTAAGAACATTTTGAAGTGGTCCTAGAAACAAAGGCTCTCAAGGGTGTCAGCTGTTCATCTGACAAAGAGTAGATAGGTGTTTAGAAATAGTGGAGAAAAGAGAACTTCTTCTCCCTGGGTGGGAGGGGGTGTGATGACACATTCACTTGGCTGAAGACAGATGCTGCCGGGAGTGGTTTCCCCAGAAAAGTTCACTGACTGGCTTCGTTTTGTAAATAGCTAGTATGAAATGTGGATCAGGGTTTTGGGAACTTAGAGGGTTCCGGGAGAGTTTCTCTCTTTAGAGCAGATGGCTTGGACCTGGCTCCTGGTCTTTGACAAGAAGAGCCAGGCCAGTGCTACATTCAAGGTTGGATGCCCCCATGTCAGTGGAGCTGAACAGCACTTCCCCGGGGACCTACAGGGAGACAGCTCTGGGGAAGGGTCATTAGGCCTGTTCCCCTTCGGGTAGTGGTGGAAAGACACTAATGGTGGTTTTGTTCTGACCCTCGAGGCAGACTTGTACCCAAGTAGCCCATGACCATGAGATTCTGAGGCTGTATTGTGGCAGCTGAGCATAGTGTTAGTATTTATGCTCTTCTTTGCAGTCACCTGCCCCTGGATACATTAGTTAGCATCTCTTAGTCCCAGCTTCCTTTTC comes from Choloepus didactylus isolate mChoDid1 chromosome 20, mChoDid1.pri, whole genome shotgun sequence and encodes:
- the DEFB136 gene encoding beta-defensin 136, with product MTANPGKFELCTFNSDEALSFWVGAPPPGDLVAFRFLRLTLASASLHNEVGGNGLFGNDGVDMTSCTDRGGRCFFGCKAGWEWAAFCHNILSCCIELKKHKPIQSKEI